A portion of the Magnetovibrio sp. genome contains these proteins:
- a CDS encoding PAS domain-containing sensor histidine kinase: MLVSALGACVASASFYVYSQQKQQLVRGLERKAETEVDLIGASLTDAMLRHDYSEGLQLLTGWPNNHHGIDFLQVVFDNGRVFFSYGDENASNDLLKIERTFQYATRSLTMTVAHDLAETKDALTNLGWNLAIYSLLLTALMGTTLWFVLFRWMIAPMEQEIETQTHELRAAKTNLEDQVKDRTALLLSEVEIRKKAEQSLRKLVRAVEQSPVMIFITNLDGMIEYVNPKFVHITGYSPEEAIGRTPNILKSPDTPASVHEDLWSNIKAGREWHHEMKDRRKDGTEFWANVSISPIRGSDDVITHFVAMHEDITERKMAEEAMRNAQQAAELANKAKTDLMANMSHELRTPLNAIIGFSETMKHSVFGPMGNPQYEEYAAFIHSSGTHLLHLINDILDVSAVEAGKLTLREEEVSLADICEAALHIIRPKAREAYITLTGIEDTTLPLLMADPLRLKQIFINLLSNAIKFTPERGTVTCSASLDEENNMLITFADTGIGMDGPSLNKALEKFGQVDSSLSRKHEGTGLGLPLTKGLVELHGGVMEIFSEPDKGTTVTIRFPAERVIMVDQDSLAIV; the protein is encoded by the coding sequence GTGCTTGTATCGGCATTGGGCGCATGCGTCGCGAGCGCAAGTTTTTATGTCTACTCCCAGCAAAAGCAACAGCTCGTCCGTGGACTGGAACGGAAAGCGGAAACGGAGGTCGATCTGATCGGCGCCAGCCTGACCGACGCCATGCTGCGTCATGACTATTCAGAAGGTCTTCAACTCCTCACTGGTTGGCCGAACAATCACCACGGCATCGACTTCTTGCAGGTGGTATTCGACAACGGCCGAGTTTTCTTTTCCTACGGTGACGAAAATGCATCGAACGATCTGTTAAAAATTGAACGCACCTTTCAATACGCCACACGATCCTTGACCATGACGGTGGCGCACGATTTGGCAGAAACGAAGGATGCCCTGACCAATTTGGGCTGGAACTTGGCGATCTATTCTCTACTGCTTACGGCCCTGATGGGAACAACCCTGTGGTTTGTTTTGTTTCGTTGGATGATCGCGCCGATGGAACAGGAAATCGAAACGCAAACCCATGAACTCAGGGCCGCAAAAACCAACCTGGAAGATCAGGTCAAGGATCGCACCGCCTTGTTGTTGAGCGAAGTTGAGATTCGTAAAAAAGCCGAACAGTCCTTGCGCAAACTGGTCCGCGCCGTCGAACAAAGTCCCGTCATGATCTTTATCACCAACCTCGATGGAATGATCGAGTACGTCAATCCGAAGTTCGTCCACATTACCGGTTACAGCCCGGAAGAAGCCATCGGGCGCACCCCAAACATACTTAAATCCCCCGACACGCCCGCGAGCGTGCATGAAGATCTGTGGTCAAACATCAAAGCGGGCCGGGAATGGCACCACGAAATGAAGGACCGCCGCAAGGATGGAACAGAATTTTGGGCCAATGTCTCCATTTCCCCGATCCGCGGCAGCGATGACGTCATCACCCATTTCGTCGCGATGCACGAAGACATCACCGAACGCAAAATGGCCGAAGAGGCTATGCGCAATGCACAACAAGCGGCGGAATTGGCGAACAAGGCCAAAACCGATCTGATGGCCAACATGAGTCACGAACTGCGCACGCCGCTCAACGCCATCATCGGTTTTTCGGAAACCATGAAGCACAGCGTGTTCGGCCCCATGGGCAACCCGCAATATGAAGAATACGCAGCCTTCATTCACAGTTCGGGCACGCACTTGCTACACCTCATCAACGATATTTTGGATGTATCCGCGGTCGAGGCCGGCAAGTTGACTTTGAGGGAAGAGGAAGTGAGTCTCGCCGATATCTGCGAAGCCGCCCTTCACATCATCCGTCCCAAAGCCCGCGAGGCCTATATTACGCTCACCGGTATTGAAGACACGACCCTGCCCTTGCTGATGGCCGACCCGCTCCGCCTCAAACAGATTTTCATCAATCTTCTTTCCAACGCCATCAAGTTCACACCTGAACGCGGCACGGTCACCTGTAGTGCGTCGTTGGATGAAGAAAATAATATGCTCATCACCTTCGCCGACACCGGCATCGGCATGGATGGGCCAAGCCTGAACAAGGCCTTGGAAAAATTCGGCCAGGTGGACAGTTCTCTATCGCGCAAACACGAAGGCACGGGATTGGGCTTACCGCTTACCAAAGGATTGGTTGAGCTTCATGGTGGCGTCATGGAAATTTTCAGCGAGCCCGACAAAGGCACCACGGTTACCATTCGCTTTCCCGCAGAGCGCGTGATCATGGTCGACCAAGACAGCCTTGCCATTGTCTGA
- a CDS encoding class I SAM-dependent methyltransferase, translating into MTAPLTPRTNSEVLTATLDFHDKKVVDIGCGEGHLVRLMTRHGAKAFGIECNPEQLEKAHAEKPVADEVYYAGRAEDLPFAPDSIDIAVFFNSLHHVDVDNMGQALREAARVLKSGGFLYVCEPIAEGPHFELMQPVHDETVVRAKAYEALQGADQFGLSLQNEFTYVHPAQHKDFAHFKERMLRINPQREEEFARLEDDLRDAFARLGQPTDGGFSFDQPMRVNLFSKD; encoded by the coding sequence ATGACGGCACCTCTCACCCCACGCACCAACAGCGAAGTTCTGACCGCGACGCTTGATTTCCATGACAAAAAGGTCGTCGATATCGGCTGCGGCGAAGGTCATCTGGTGCGTTTGATGACACGCCACGGGGCCAAAGCCTTCGGCATCGAATGCAACCCTGAGCAGTTGGAAAAAGCCCACGCGGAAAAACCCGTGGCGGACGAAGTGTATTACGCCGGTCGCGCCGAAGACCTGCCGTTCGCCCCCGACAGCATCGACATCGCGGTGTTTTTCAACAGCCTGCATCACGTCGATGTGGACAATATGGGCCAAGCCCTGCGCGAGGCGGCGCGGGTGTTGAAATCGGGCGGCTTCCTGTACGTCTGCGAACCGATTGCCGAAGGCCCGCATTTCGAGTTGATGCAGCCCGTGCACGACGAAACCGTGGTGCGCGCCAAGGCCTATGAGGCTCTTCAAGGGGCCGATCAATTCGGCCTCTCGCTGCAAAACGAGTTCACCTACGTCCACCCGGCCCAGCACAAAGACTTCGCCCACTTCAAAGAACGCATGCTGCGCATCAACCCGCAGCGCGAAGAAGAATTCGCGCGTCTGGAAGACGACCTGCGGGACGCCTTCGCGCGCCTGGGCCAGCCCACCGACGGCGGGTTCTCGTTCGACCAGCCGATGCGCGTCAATCTGTTCAGCAAAGACTGA
- a CDS encoding Y-family DNA polymerase — MTRLYALIDCNNFYASCERVFRPDLEGRPVAVLSNNDGCIVARSSEVKTIGIPMGVPYFKVRDLLTRYDVQVFSSNYELYGDMSARVMAVLGQFSPDVEIYSIDEAFLGLDGFDGWDLYAHARALRATVKRWTGIPVSVGIAPTKSLAKLAAERAKKNPALGGVAVLGDERTREAALAATPVGDVWGIGRQWSKRLKALGVLSALDFTRQSQHWVRKHMGVTGARTQVELLGTPCFALESQPPDRKSCVASRSFSRPVMDFDDVKDAIATFAARAGERLRQGGLVAGQVTAFALTDRFNTRQPQCQASATVALASPSNLTADLTAAAVRALRQAYKPGFGYKKAGVMMLDLAPAGAAQQSLFAPPAVRQDKAERLQNALDRLNGGHRGGRDLVRLGATGFGSGWHLRREHRSPRYTTAWAELRTVRA, encoded by the coding sequence ATGACGCGCCTTTATGCCCTCATCGACTGCAATAACTTTTACGCTTCGTGCGAGCGCGTGTTCCGCCCCGACCTGGAAGGCCGTCCGGTGGCAGTGCTATCCAACAACGACGGCTGCATCGTGGCGCGCTCCAGCGAGGTCAAGACCATCGGCATCCCTATGGGCGTGCCGTACTTCAAGGTGCGCGATTTGTTGACGCGTTACGACGTGCAGGTGTTTTCATCCAATTACGAACTGTACGGCGATATGTCGGCGCGGGTGATGGCGGTGCTCGGTCAGTTCAGTCCCGATGTGGAAATCTATTCCATCGACGAGGCGTTTTTGGGGCTCGACGGGTTCGACGGCTGGGACCTCTATGCCCATGCGCGCGCGCTGCGCGCCACGGTCAAGCGCTGGACCGGAATTCCGGTGTCCGTCGGCATTGCGCCGACCAAGAGCTTGGCCAAGCTGGCGGCGGAGCGGGCGAAGAAAAATCCGGCTCTGGGCGGCGTCGCAGTGTTGGGCGACGAGCGGACGCGGGAGGCCGCGCTGGCCGCGACCCCGGTGGGCGACGTGTGGGGCATCGGACGTCAATGGTCGAAACGCCTGAAGGCCCTGGGCGTGCTCAGCGCGCTGGACTTCACCCGCCAATCGCAACACTGGGTGCGCAAACATATGGGCGTCACCGGTGCGCGCACCCAGGTGGAGCTGTTGGGCACGCCGTGTTTTGCGTTGGAAAGTCAGCCGCCGGATCGCAAGTCTTGCGTGGCGTCGCGGTCTTTTTCGCGTCCGGTGATGGACTTCGACGACGTCAAGGACGCCATCGCCACCTTCGCCGCGCGGGCGGGCGAACGCCTGCGCCAAGGCGGACTGGTGGCCGGCCAAGTCACGGCGTTCGCGCTGACCGATCGGTTCAACACCCGCCAGCCCCAATGCCAGGCCAGCGCCACGGTGGCGCTGGCGAGCCCGTCGAACCTAACCGCGGATTTGACCGCGGCGGCGGTGCGGGCGTTACGCCAGGCCTACAAACCGGGCTTTGGCTATAAAAAGGCCGGGGTGATGATGCTCGACCTCGCCCCGGCGGGGGCGGCGCAGCAAAGCCTGTTCGCACCCCCGGCGGTTCGCCAGGACAAGGCCGAGCGGCTGCAAAACGCTTTGGACCGCCTGAACGGTGGGCACAGGGGTGGACGCGATCTGGTGCGGTTGGGGGCGACGGGGTTCGGCAGCGGCTGGCATCTGCGCCGCGAACACCGTTCGCCGCGTTACACCACCGCGTGGGCGGAGTTGCGCACCGTGCGCGCTTAA
- the phnD gene encoding phosphate/phosphite/phosphonate ABC transporter substrate-binding protein, producing MIIKRLCLYISVLLVAMATQAHAASLTDTRPLTLGFMPYLNAELLIEKYTPLATYLSEKLEREVHVTVAKNYAEHIRLAGEDKIDIAFLGGSTYVTIGEKYGLKPLLARYEFEGTPTFRSVIFVDKNSPYKNLTDLVGKRVAFGNANSTLSTQVPVYMLLQAGVGLGDLGQYRHLRNHSNVILGVEFGDFDAGAVAEEVFRENADKNIRPLAYSPDLSTHVFATRSTMNPELRKKIATALLDLQQTPRGLAILKNIGETLTGFVPVSDRDYDLHRDILRQVIPLLEP from the coding sequence ATGATTATCAAACGGTTATGTTTGTATATTTCGGTGCTGTTAGTGGCGATGGCGACACAGGCGCACGCGGCATCGCTGACAGACACCCGCCCCTTGACCCTTGGCTTCATGCCGTACCTCAACGCCGAACTGCTGATCGAAAAATACACCCCGCTCGCGACCTACCTGTCCGAAAAGCTCGAGCGCGAAGTCCACGTTACGGTGGCCAAGAACTATGCCGAGCACATCCGCTTGGCCGGAGAAGACAAGATCGACATTGCCTTTCTCGGTGGCAGCACCTATGTGACCATCGGCGAGAAGTACGGTTTGAAGCCTCTTTTGGCGCGTTACGAATTTGAAGGCACGCCAACCTTTCGCTCCGTCATATTCGTCGACAAGAACAGCCCCTATAAAAACCTAACCGACCTTGTCGGCAAGCGCGTGGCGTTCGGCAACGCTAATTCCACCCTAAGCACCCAAGTGCCGGTTTACATGTTGCTGCAAGCCGGAGTTGGCTTGGGCGACCTGGGCCAATACAGACACCTGCGCAACCACAGCAACGTAATCCTCGGCGTCGAATTCGGCGATTTCGATGCCGGTGCCGTGGCCGAGGAGGTGTTCCGCGAAAATGCGGACAAGAACATCCGCCCCCTGGCCTATTCCCCCGACCTTTCCACCCATGTTTTCGCCACACGAAGCACAATGAACCCAGAACTGCGAAAAAAAATCGCTACGGCTCTTTTGGATTTGCAGCAGACCCCCCGAGGCCTCGCCATACTCAAAAACATTGGTGAAACCTTGACGGGGTTCGTGCCGGTTAGCGATCGGGATTATGACTTGCATCGGGATATTCTCCGTCAAGTCATCCCGCTTCTTGAACCGTAA
- a CDS encoding translesion error-prone DNA polymerase V autoproteolytic subunit, protein MPPAYQTPPVWLSLGQGRAWRAGAKTKRPLPVLASPVRAGFPSPAEDYIEGSLDLNRHLIRHPAATFIVRVEGESMTGAGIFPGDLLVVDRSVEPHDGHVVIAVVEGELTVKRLKGRRGAWRLVAEHPDFPPIHLANDEEGGETSAIWGVVTNSVRNLSK, encoded by the coding sequence ATGCCGCCGGCGTATCAAACGCCGCCGGTGTGGCTGTCGTTGGGCCAGGGACGGGCGTGGCGCGCCGGGGCGAAGACCAAGCGTCCGTTGCCGGTGCTGGCCAGTCCGGTGCGTGCCGGGTTTCCGTCGCCGGCCGAGGACTATATCGAAGGCAGCCTGGATCTGAACCGCCACTTGATCCGCCATCCGGCGGCGACGTTCATCGTGCGGGTCGAGGGTGAATCGATGACCGGCGCGGGCATTTTCCCCGGCGACCTGCTGGTGGTGGATCGCAGTGTCGAGCCCCATGACGGCCACGTGGTGATCGCGGTGGTCGAGGGCGAGTTGACGGTCAAGCGTCTCAAGGGACGGCGCGGCGCGTGGCGGTTGGTGGCGGAACACCCCGATTTTCCGCCCATCCATCTGGCCAACGATGAAGAGGGGGGCGAAACCTCGGCCATTTGGGGGGTGGTCACCAATTCGGTGCGGAACTTGTCGAAATGA
- a CDS encoding N-acetyltransferase family protein: MTDIASHIVIRDSRPEDVADIQRIYAHHVQTGTASFEEVAPNVHTIAERRQGVVNGGAPYIVAELDGVVHGFAYATSFRPRSAYRHTVEDSIYVDPEATGKGIGSQLLGTLIERCTQLGYRQMVAVIGGAQNVASINLHKRHGFAQAGHLKSTGFKFGAWVDTIIMQRPLGPGDSTLPE, translated from the coding sequence ATGACCGATATTGCAAGCCACATCGTCATCCGCGATTCCCGGCCCGAAGACGTGGCCGACATCCAGCGCATTTACGCCCACCATGTGCAGACCGGCACCGCCAGCTTCGAAGAAGTCGCGCCCAACGTGCACACCATCGCGGAGCGCCGCCAGGGCGTTGTGAACGGCGGGGCGCCGTACATCGTCGCGGAACTCGACGGCGTGGTTCACGGATTTGCCTACGCAACCAGTTTCCGCCCCCGTTCCGCGTATCGCCACACGGTGGAAGATTCCATCTACGTCGATCCCGAGGCGACCGGCAAAGGCATCGGCTCGCAGCTTCTCGGCACCTTGATCGAGCGCTGCACTCAACTGGGCTATCGGCAAATGGTCGCCGTCATCGGCGGCGCGCAGAACGTTGCATCGATCAATCTGCACAAGCGTCACGGCTTCGCGCAGGCCGGGCACTTGAAGTCCACCGGTTTCAAATTCGGCGCGTGGGTGGATACGATCATCATGCAACGCCCGCTCGGGCCCGGCGACAGCACCCTGCCCGAATAA
- a CDS encoding N-formylglutamate amidohydrolase gives MTTTALNATPLLDPEVETPFDILEPLVQTAPVVFASPHSGHDYPASFVAASQLDPVSLRRSEDAFVDELYEQAPHFGTPLIRAHFPRAYADPNREPWELDPDMFDERLPGWVNTTSPRVRAGLGTVAKVVTDGAEIYAGKITFIEAQSRVEHCYKPYHAALDALLQRTHEQFGTYLLIDCHSMPSIGGPMDRDPGDNRVDMVLGDANGTACTQRVTNLAHQVLRDMGYRVVLNTPYAGGFTTRNYGKPFENKHALQIEVNRALYMDEQTITRSDGFAKLAQDLGRLIEALVGIDQSLLQR, from the coding sequence ATGACGACCACCGCGCTCAATGCCACGCCTTTGCTGGACCCAGAAGTCGAAACGCCGTTCGACATCTTGGAACCGCTGGTGCAGACCGCGCCGGTGGTGTTCGCATCGCCCCACAGCGGCCACGACTACCCCGCATCGTTCGTCGCCGCCAGCCAGTTGGACCCGGTGTCGCTGCGCCGGTCCGAAGATGCGTTCGTCGACGAGCTATACGAACAGGCCCCGCATTTCGGCACGCCGCTGATCCGCGCCCATTTCCCCCGCGCTTACGCCGACCCCAATCGCGAGCCATGGGAACTGGACCCCGACATGTTCGACGAACGCCTTCCCGGTTGGGTCAACACCACCAGCCCGCGGGTGCGCGCCGGGCTCGGCACCGTCGCCAAGGTGGTCACCGACGGCGCAGAAATTTACGCCGGCAAGATCACCTTCATTGAAGCGCAAAGCCGTGTTGAGCATTGCTACAAGCCCTATCACGCCGCCCTCGATGCGCTTTTGCAGCGCACCCACGAACAATTCGGCACCTATCTGCTGATCGATTGCCATTCCATGCCGTCGATCGGCGGGCCCATGGACCGCGACCCCGGCGACAACCGCGTCGACATGGTGCTGGGCGACGCCAACGGCACCGCCTGCACCCAACGCGTCACCAATTTGGCCCATCAGGTGTTGCGCGACATGGGCTACCGGGTCGTGTTGAACACCCCTTACGCCGGCGGCTTCACCACGCGCAATTACGGCAAGCCGTTCGAGAACAAGCACGCCTTGCAAATCGAGGTGAACCGCGCGTTGTATATGGACGAGCAAACCATCACGCGTTCGGATGGGTTCGCCAAGCTGGCGCAAGACCTCGGCCGTTTGATCGAGGCCTTGGTCGGCATCGACCAAAGTCTTTTGCAACGGTGA
- the ald gene encoding alanine dehydrogenase, which yields MLIGVPKEIKVGEFRVGMTPASVREAIAHGHRVVVESNAGIGIGASDQDYEKLGATIAADAAVVWATADLVVKVKEPQAVERAHLRPGQILFTYLHLAPDAAQTSDLIASGAICIAYETVTSARGDLPLLHPMSEVAGRMSIQVAAHALEREAGGRGMLLGGVPGVAPAKVAVIGGGTVGTNAVLMAVGSGADVVVLDKSNETLRALNARFGARIKTVYSNSETLEQHVIDADVVVGGVLIPGAAAPKLVSEDMIKAMRAGAVVVDVAIDQGGCIATAHGTTHKDPTYILHDVVHYAVTNMPGAVPHTSTYALNNATLPFILAIADKGAKRALKDDPHLLNGLNVMNGKITCRAVAEAQGLDFTDPQDLL from the coding sequence ATGTTGATCGGCGTTCCGAAAGAAATCAAAGTCGGCGAGTTTCGCGTCGGCATGACCCCCGCCAGCGTGCGCGAGGCCATCGCCCACGGCCATCGGGTGGTGGTCGAAAGCAACGCCGGCATCGGCATCGGCGCATCGGACCAAGATTACGAAAAGCTCGGCGCGACCATCGCGGCGGATGCGGCCGTTGTGTGGGCCACAGCCGACTTGGTGGTGAAGGTCAAGGAACCCCAGGCGGTCGAACGCGCCCACTTGCGCCCCGGTCAAATCCTGTTCACCTATCTGCATCTGGCCCCGGACGCGGCGCAAACCAGCGACCTGATCGCCAGCGGCGCGATCTGCATCGCTTATGAAACCGTGACCTCGGCACGCGGCGACTTGCCACTGCTCCACCCCATGAGCGAGGTCGCGGGGCGCATGTCGATCCAGGTCGCGGCGCATGCCTTGGAACGCGAGGCGGGCGGACGCGGCATGCTGCTGGGCGGTGTGCCCGGCGTCGCCCCGGCGAAAGTCGCCGTCATCGGCGGCGGCACGGTGGGCACTAACGCGGTGCTGATGGCTGTGGGCAGCGGCGCGGACGTGGTGGTGCTGGACAAAAGCAACGAGACGCTCCGTGCGCTGAATGCGCGCTTCGGCGCGCGCATCAAGACCGTTTATTCCAACAGCGAAACCCTGGAACAACACGTGATCGACGCCGACGTGGTGGTCGGCGGGGTGCTGATCCCCGGTGCCGCAGCACCCAAGCTGGTCAGCGAAGACATGATCAAGGCCATGCGCGCGGGCGCGGTGGTGGTCGACGTCGCCATCGACCAAGGCGGCTGCATCGCCACCGCCCACGGCACCACCCACAAAGATCCCACCTACATCCTCCACGACGTGGTGCATTACGCGGTCACCAACATGCCCGGCGCGGTGCCGCACACGTCGACCTACGCGCTCAACAACGCGACGCTGCCGTTCATCCTCGCCATTGCCGACAAGGGTGCGAAGAGGGCGTTGAAGGACGACCCTCACCTGCTGAACGGCTTGAACGTGATGAATGGAAAGATAACGTGTCGGGCGGTGGCCGAGGCCCAGGGCCTCGACTTCACCGATCCGCAAGATTTGCTCTAG
- the fliN gene encoding flagellar motor switch protein FliN, translated as MANGINEEDEHKALLDVPLEVTAVLGTANMKVSQLLKMGRGAVVQLERSVGEDIEIKANGNLIARGEVVVVEDHLAITMTKIYKTNISR; from the coding sequence ATGGCAAATGGCATAAACGAGGAAGACGAGCACAAGGCCCTGTTGGACGTGCCGCTCGAAGTCACGGCCGTTCTGGGCACCGCCAACATGAAGGTCAGCCAGCTTCTCAAGATGGGTCGCGGCGCCGTGGTTCAGTTGGAACGCAGCGTCGGCGAAGACATCGAGATCAAGGCCAACGGCAACCTCATCGCCCGCGGCGAAGTGGTCGTGGTCGAGGATCACCTCGCCATCACCATGACCAAAATCTACAAAACCAACATCAGCCGCTGA